From one Melioribacteraceae bacterium genomic stretch:
- a CDS encoding HU family DNA-binding protein, producing the protein MAKSMTKAEIVDHLAGKVGTTKKQATEFLNTFVELTYKQAKNEFVIPGLGKVSVGKRKARMGRNPQTGAALKIPASKVLKFKFAKAAKDAVIK; encoded by the coding sequence ATGGCAAAATCAATGACTAAAGCCGAAATAGTAGATCACCTTGCCGGCAAGGTTGGTACAACAAAAAAACAAGCTACAGAATTCTTAAATACTTTTGTTGAATTAACCTACAAACAAGCTAAGAATGAATTTGTAATTCCAGGCTTAGGTAAAGTATCTGTTGGCAAGAGAAAAGCAAGAATGGGCAGAAATCCACAAACAGGTGCTGCGTTAAAAATTCCTGCTTCAAAAGTATTGAAATTCAAATTTGCTAAAGCTGCTAAAGATGCAGTTATAAAATAA